A genomic window from Gossypium hirsutum isolate 1008001.06 chromosome D12, Gossypium_hirsutum_v2.1, whole genome shotgun sequence includes:
- the LOC107946592 gene encoding probable pectate lyase 5: MALLPSIKPPHAHSFPLKLKPFPSLLLQNTTLKATMPLPSLSLLFLFTSLLIPSPISSSPVQDPELVVEDVHRAINASRRNLGYLSCGTGNPIDDCWRCDPNWEKNRQRLADCAIGFGKNAIGGRDGKIYVVTDSSDNDAVNPKPGTLRHAVIQDEPLWIIFARDMTIRLKEELIMNSFKTIDGRGASVHIAGGPCITIQYVTNIIIHGLNIHDCKQGGNAMVRDSPRHYGWRTISDGDGVSIFGGSHVWVDHNSLSNCNDGLVDAIHGSTAITISNNYMTHHDKVMLLGHSDSYTQDKNMQVTIAFNHFGEGLVQRMPRCRHGYFHVVNNDYTHWEMYAIGGSANPTINSQGNRFTAPNDRFSKEVTKHEDAPESDWKSWNWRSEGDLMVNGAFFTASGAGASSSYSKASSLGARPSSLVATITTNAGSLNCKKGSRC, from the exons ATGGCTTTACTCCCCTCTATAAAACCCCCCCACGCCCATTCCTTCCCTCTCAAGCTCAAACCCTTTCCCTCCCTCTTATTACAAAACACCACCCTCAAAGCCACAATGCCACTCCCTTCCCTTTCTCTCCTCTTCCTCTTCACTTCTCTCCTAATCCCCTCTCCCATTTCCTCTTCCCCTGTTCAAGACCCTGAACTTGTTGTCGAAGATGTGCATAG GGCCATCAATGCGTCTAGGAGGAACCTTGGATATCTATCCTGCGGCACCGGCAACCCCATTGATGACTGCTGGCGATGTGACCCTAACTGGGAGAAGAACCGCCAGAGGCTAGCAGACTGTGCAATTGGGTTCGGCAAGAATGCCATTGGTGGAAGAGATGGTAAGATTTATGTTGTCACTGACTCGAGTGACAATGATGCCGTGAACCCCAAACCGGGAACTTTACGACATGCCGTGATTCAAGATGAACCGTTGTGGATCATTTTTGCCCGGGACATGACCATCCGGTTGAAGGAGGAACTAATCATGAACTCGttcaagaccatcgatgggcgtGGTGCCAGTGTTCACATTGCAGGGGGTCCTTGTATAACCATTCAGTATGTGACCAACATTATCATTCATGGACTCAACATCCATGACTGCAAGCAAGGAGGGAATGCTATGGTGAGGGACTCCCCACGGCATTACGGTTGGCGAACCATATCGGATGGGGATGGTGTGTCTATCTTCGGTGGTAGCCATGTTTGGGTGGATCATAACTCCTTGTCCAACTGCAATGATGGTCTGGTTGATGCCATTCATGGGTCCACCGCAATCACCATCTCAAACAACTACATGACTCACCATGATAAAGTCATGCTTTTGGGGCACAGTGATTCCTATACTCAAGACAAGAACATGCAAGTCACTATAGCCTTTAATCACTTTGGTGAAGGGCTTGTTCAAAGAATGCCAAG ATGTAGACATGGGTATTTCCATGTGGTTAACAATGACTACACCCATTGGGAAATGTATGCCATTGGAGGAAGTGCAAACCCAACTATTAATAGCCAAGGCAACAGATTTACAGCACCAAACGATAGATTCAGCAAAGAG GTGACCAAGCATGAAGATGCACCAGAGAGTGACTGGAAGAGCTGGAATTGGAGATCGGAAGGCGACCTGATGGTGAACGGTGCATTTTTCACGGCGTCGGGTGCCGGTGCCTCGTCGAGCTATTCCAAGGCTTCGAGCTTGGGTGCTAGGCCATCTTCACTGGTGGCAACCATAACCACTAATGCTGGTTCACTTAATTGCAAGAAAGGTTCTCGTTGCTGA